One genomic window of Mustela erminea isolate mMusErm1 chromosome 13, mMusErm1.Pri, whole genome shotgun sequence includes the following:
- the TOP3B gene encoding DNA topoisomerase 3-beta-1 isoform X2, whose product MRTVLMVAEKPSLAQSIAKILSRGNMSSHKGLNGTCSVHEYSGTFAGQPVRFKMTSVCGHVMTLDFLGKYNKWDKVDPAELFSQAPTEKKEANPKLNMVKFLQVEGKGCDYIVLWLDCDKEGENICFEVLDAVLPVMNPAHGGEKTVFRARFSSITDTDICAAMARLGEPDHNEALSVDARQELDLRIGCAFTRFQTKYFQGKYGNLDSSLISFGPCQTPTLGFCVERHDKIQSFKPETYWVLQAKVNADKDRSLLLDWDRVRVFDREIAQMFLNMTKLEKEAQVEATSRKEKAKQRPLALNTVEMLRVASSSLGMGPQHAMQTAERLYTQGYISYPRTETTHYPENFDLKGPLRQQANHPYWADTVKRLLAEGINRPRKGHDAGDHPPITPMRSATEAELGGEAWRLYEYITRHFIATVSYDCKYLQSTIAFRIGSEHFTCTGKTVISPGFTEIMPWQSVPLEESLPTCQRGDTFPVSEIKMLEKQTSPPDYLTEAELITLMEKHGIGTDASIPVHINNICQRNYVTVESGRRLKPTNLGIVLVHGYYKIDAELVLPTIRSAVEKQLNLIAQGKADYRQVLGHTLDVFKRKFHYFVDSIAGMDELMEVSFSPLAATGKPLSRCGKCHRFMKYIQAKPSRLHCSHCDETYTLPQNGTIKLYKELRCPLDDFELVLWSSGSRGKSYPLCPYCSNHPPFRDMKKGMGCNECTHPTCQHSLSMLGIGQCVGCEGGVLVLDPTSGPKWKVACNKCNVVAHCFENAYRVRVSADTCSTCEAALLAVDFNKAKSPLPGDETQHTGCVFCDPIFQELVELKHAASCHPMHRGGPGRRQGRGRARGRRPPGKPSARRPKDKMSALAAYFV is encoded by the exons ATGAGGACCGTGCTCATGGTTGCAGAAAAGCCATCCTTGGCCCAGTCCATTGCTAAAATCCTCTCTCGAG GAAATATGTCCTCACACAAAGGCCTGAACGGAACGTGCTCGGTGCATGAGTACAGCGGGACCTTCGCTGGCCAGCCCGTCCGCTTCAAGATGACGTCTGTCTGCGGTCACGTGATGACCTTGGACTTCCTAG GAAAGTACAACAAGTGGGACAAGGTGGACCCTGCAGAGCTGTTCAGCCAAGCCCCGACAGAGAAGAAGGAAGCTAACCCCAAGCTGAACATGGTGAAGTTCCTGCAG GTGGAGGGCAAAGGCTGCGACTACATCGTGCTGTGGCTGGACTGCGACAAGGAGGGGGAGAACATCTGCTTTGAG GTCCTAGATGCCGTGCTCCCCGTCATGAATCCAGCCCACGGTGGCGAAAAGACGGTGTTCCGGGCCAGGTTCAGCTCCATCACGGACACGGACATCTGCGCCGCCATGGCCCGCCTGGGGGAACCCGACCACAACGAGGCGCTGTCGGTGGACGCCAGGCAAGAGCTGGACCTGCGTATCGGCTGTGCATTCACCAG GTTTCAAACTAAGTACTTCCAGGGAAAATATGGCAATCTGGACAGCTCCCTCATCTCTTTTGGGCCATGTCAGACCCCTACCCTGGGCTTCTGTGTGGAGAGACATGATAAAATCCAGTCATTCAAACCGGAGACCTACTGGGTGCTGCAGGCCAAG GTTAATGCGGATAAAGACAGATCTCTTCTTTTGGACTGGGACCGAGTGCGAGTATTCGACCGGGAGATCGCCCAGATGTTCTTAAACATGACAAAGTTGGAGAAAGAAGCCCAG GTGGAGGCCACAAGCAGGAAAGAGAAGGCCAAGCAGCGGCCCCTCGCCCTAAACACTGTGGAGATGCTGCGAGTAGCAAGCTCTTCTCTGG GCATGGGGCCTCAGCATGCCATGCAGACCGCCGAGCGGCTCTACACACAAGGCTACATCAGCTACCCGCGGACCGAGACCACCCACTACCCCGAGAACTTCGACCTGAAGGGCCCTCTGCGACAGCAGGCCAACCACCCCTACTGGGCTGACACA GTAAAGCGCTTGTTAGCAGAAGGTATCAACCGGCCACGGAAGGGCCACGACGCTGGTGACCATCCCCCCATTACCCCCATGAGGTCTGCCACTGAGGCCGAATTAG GGGGCGAGGCATGGCGGCTGTACGAGTACATCACCAGACACTTCATCGCCACGGTGAGCTACGACTGCAAGTACCTCCAGAGCACCATTGCCTTCAGAATTGGGTCCGAGCACTTCACCTGCACGGGCAAAACCGTCATCTCTCCAG GCTTCACAGAGATCATGCCCTGGCAGAGCGTGCCTCTGGAGGAGAGCCTGCCCACCTGCCAGAGGGGCGACACCTTTCCTGTGAGCGAGATAAAGATGCTGGAGAAGCAGACGAGCCCGCCCGACTACCTTACTGAGGCTGAACTCATCACACTCATGGAGAAGCATGGCATTG GGACGGACGCCAGCATCCCCGTGCACATCAACAACATCTGTCAACGCAACTATGTCACTGTGGAGAGTGGGCGCCGGCTCAAGCCCACCAACCTGGGCATCGTCCTGGTGCATGGCTACTACAAGATTG ATGCAGAGCTGGTGCTCCCCACCATCCGCAGTGCAGTCGAGAAGCAGCTAAACCTGATTGCCCAGGGCAAGGCTGACTACCGCCAGGTCCTGGGCCACACGCTGGATGTCTTCAAGAGGAAGTTTCACTACTTCGTGGACTCTATCGCTG GCATGGATGAGCTGATGGAGGTGTCTTTTTCGCCCCTGGCGGCCACGGGCAAGCCCCTGTCCCGCTGTGGGAAGTGCCACCGGTTTATGAAGTACATCCAG GCCAAGCCGAGCCGCCTGCACTGCTCACACTGTGACGAGACCTACACGCTTCCCCAGAACGGCACCATCAAGCTCTACAAGGAGCTCCGGTGCCCACTGGATGACTTTGAGCTGGTCCTGTGGTCATCGGGCTCTCGGGGCAAGAGCTATCCACTGTGCCCCTATTGCTCAAACCACCCGCCCTTCCGAGACATGAAGAAAG gcaTGGGCTGCAACGAGTGCACACACCCCACGTGTCAGCACTCGCTGAGCATGCTGGGCATCGGCCAGTGCGTGGGCTGTGAGGGTGGCGTGCTGGTGCTGGACCCCACCTCGGGCCCCAAGTGGAAGGTGGCATGCAACAAGTGCAACGTGGTGGCACACTGCTTCGAGAACGCCTACCGCGTGCGTGTGTCCGCCGATACCTGCAGTACCTGCGAGGCCGCTCTGCTCGCCGTGGACTTCAACAAGGCCAAGTCCCCACTCCCAGGCGACGAGACACAGCACACGGGCTGTGTCTTCTGTGACCCCATCTTCCAGGAGCTCGTGGAACTGAAGCATGCAGCCTCCTGCCACCCCATGCACCGCGGcggcccagggaggaggcagggccgAGGGCGGGCCCGGGGCCGGCGGCCGCCTGGCAAGCCCAGTGCCAGGCGGCCCAAGGACAAGATGTCAGCCCTGGCCGCCTACTTTGTGTGA
- the TOP3B gene encoding DNA topoisomerase 3-beta-1 isoform X1 — MATASVGQDWDSQNLRAQVMPGHSLAPGNMSSHKGLNGTCSVHEYSGTFAGQPVRFKMTSVCGHVMTLDFLGKYNKWDKVDPAELFSQAPTEKKEANPKLNMVKFLQVEGKGCDYIVLWLDCDKEGENICFEVLDAVLPVMNPAHGGEKTVFRARFSSITDTDICAAMARLGEPDHNEALSVDARQELDLRIGCAFTRFQTKYFQGKYGNLDSSLISFGPCQTPTLGFCVERHDKIQSFKPETYWVLQAKVNADKDRSLLLDWDRVRVFDREIAQMFLNMTKLEKEAQVEATSRKEKAKQRPLALNTVEMLRVASSSLGMGPQHAMQTAERLYTQGYISYPRTETTHYPENFDLKGPLRQQANHPYWADTVKRLLAEGINRPRKGHDAGDHPPITPMRSATEAELGGEAWRLYEYITRHFIATVSYDCKYLQSTIAFRIGSEHFTCTGKTVISPGFTEIMPWQSVPLEESLPTCQRGDTFPVSEIKMLEKQTSPPDYLTEAELITLMEKHGIGTDASIPVHINNICQRNYVTVESGRRLKPTNLGIVLVHGYYKIDAELVLPTIRSAVEKQLNLIAQGKADYRQVLGHTLDVFKRKFHYFVDSIAGMDELMEVSFSPLAATGKPLSRCGKCHRFMKYIQAKPSRLHCSHCDETYTLPQNGTIKLYKELRCPLDDFELVLWSSGSRGKSYPLCPYCSNHPPFRDMKKGMGCNECTHPTCQHSLSMLGIGQCVGCEGGVLVLDPTSGPKWKVACNKCNVVAHCFENAYRVRVSADTCSTCEAALLAVDFNKAKSPLPGDETQHTGCVFCDPIFQELVELKHAASCHPMHRGGPGRRQGRGRARGRRPPGKPSARRPKDKMSALAAYFV; from the exons ATGGCCACAGCCAGTGTGGGCCAGGACTGGGACTCCCAAAACCTACGTGCCCAGGTCATGCCTGGTCACAGCTTGGCACCAG GAAATATGTCCTCACACAAAGGCCTGAACGGAACGTGCTCGGTGCATGAGTACAGCGGGACCTTCGCTGGCCAGCCCGTCCGCTTCAAGATGACGTCTGTCTGCGGTCACGTGATGACCTTGGACTTCCTAG GAAAGTACAACAAGTGGGACAAGGTGGACCCTGCAGAGCTGTTCAGCCAAGCCCCGACAGAGAAGAAGGAAGCTAACCCCAAGCTGAACATGGTGAAGTTCCTGCAG GTGGAGGGCAAAGGCTGCGACTACATCGTGCTGTGGCTGGACTGCGACAAGGAGGGGGAGAACATCTGCTTTGAG GTCCTAGATGCCGTGCTCCCCGTCATGAATCCAGCCCACGGTGGCGAAAAGACGGTGTTCCGGGCCAGGTTCAGCTCCATCACGGACACGGACATCTGCGCCGCCATGGCCCGCCTGGGGGAACCCGACCACAACGAGGCGCTGTCGGTGGACGCCAGGCAAGAGCTGGACCTGCGTATCGGCTGTGCATTCACCAG GTTTCAAACTAAGTACTTCCAGGGAAAATATGGCAATCTGGACAGCTCCCTCATCTCTTTTGGGCCATGTCAGACCCCTACCCTGGGCTTCTGTGTGGAGAGACATGATAAAATCCAGTCATTCAAACCGGAGACCTACTGGGTGCTGCAGGCCAAG GTTAATGCGGATAAAGACAGATCTCTTCTTTTGGACTGGGACCGAGTGCGAGTATTCGACCGGGAGATCGCCCAGATGTTCTTAAACATGACAAAGTTGGAGAAAGAAGCCCAG GTGGAGGCCACAAGCAGGAAAGAGAAGGCCAAGCAGCGGCCCCTCGCCCTAAACACTGTGGAGATGCTGCGAGTAGCAAGCTCTTCTCTGG GCATGGGGCCTCAGCATGCCATGCAGACCGCCGAGCGGCTCTACACACAAGGCTACATCAGCTACCCGCGGACCGAGACCACCCACTACCCCGAGAACTTCGACCTGAAGGGCCCTCTGCGACAGCAGGCCAACCACCCCTACTGGGCTGACACA GTAAAGCGCTTGTTAGCAGAAGGTATCAACCGGCCACGGAAGGGCCACGACGCTGGTGACCATCCCCCCATTACCCCCATGAGGTCTGCCACTGAGGCCGAATTAG GGGGCGAGGCATGGCGGCTGTACGAGTACATCACCAGACACTTCATCGCCACGGTGAGCTACGACTGCAAGTACCTCCAGAGCACCATTGCCTTCAGAATTGGGTCCGAGCACTTCACCTGCACGGGCAAAACCGTCATCTCTCCAG GCTTCACAGAGATCATGCCCTGGCAGAGCGTGCCTCTGGAGGAGAGCCTGCCCACCTGCCAGAGGGGCGACACCTTTCCTGTGAGCGAGATAAAGATGCTGGAGAAGCAGACGAGCCCGCCCGACTACCTTACTGAGGCTGAACTCATCACACTCATGGAGAAGCATGGCATTG GGACGGACGCCAGCATCCCCGTGCACATCAACAACATCTGTCAACGCAACTATGTCACTGTGGAGAGTGGGCGCCGGCTCAAGCCCACCAACCTGGGCATCGTCCTGGTGCATGGCTACTACAAGATTG ATGCAGAGCTGGTGCTCCCCACCATCCGCAGTGCAGTCGAGAAGCAGCTAAACCTGATTGCCCAGGGCAAGGCTGACTACCGCCAGGTCCTGGGCCACACGCTGGATGTCTTCAAGAGGAAGTTTCACTACTTCGTGGACTCTATCGCTG GCATGGATGAGCTGATGGAGGTGTCTTTTTCGCCCCTGGCGGCCACGGGCAAGCCCCTGTCCCGCTGTGGGAAGTGCCACCGGTTTATGAAGTACATCCAG GCCAAGCCGAGCCGCCTGCACTGCTCACACTGTGACGAGACCTACACGCTTCCCCAGAACGGCACCATCAAGCTCTACAAGGAGCTCCGGTGCCCACTGGATGACTTTGAGCTGGTCCTGTGGTCATCGGGCTCTCGGGGCAAGAGCTATCCACTGTGCCCCTATTGCTCAAACCACCCGCCCTTCCGAGACATGAAGAAAG gcaTGGGCTGCAACGAGTGCACACACCCCACGTGTCAGCACTCGCTGAGCATGCTGGGCATCGGCCAGTGCGTGGGCTGTGAGGGTGGCGTGCTGGTGCTGGACCCCACCTCGGGCCCCAAGTGGAAGGTGGCATGCAACAAGTGCAACGTGGTGGCACACTGCTTCGAGAACGCCTACCGCGTGCGTGTGTCCGCCGATACCTGCAGTACCTGCGAGGCCGCTCTGCTCGCCGTGGACTTCAACAAGGCCAAGTCCCCACTCCCAGGCGACGAGACACAGCACACGGGCTGTGTCTTCTGTGACCCCATCTTCCAGGAGCTCGTGGAACTGAAGCATGCAGCCTCCTGCCACCCCATGCACCGCGGcggcccagggaggaggcagggccgAGGGCGGGCCCGGGGCCGGCGGCCGCCTGGCAAGCCCAGTGCCAGGCGGCCCAAGGACAAGATGTCAGCCCTGGCCGCCTACTTTGTGTGA
- the TOP3B gene encoding DNA topoisomerase 3-beta-1 isoform X3: MATASVGQDWDSQNLRAQVMPGHSLAPGNMSSHKGLNGTCSVHEYSGTFAGQPVRFKMTSVCGHVMTLDFLGKYNKWDKVDPAELFSQAPTEKKEANPKLNMVKFLQVEGKGCDYIVLWLDCDKEGENICFEVLDAVLPVMNPAHGGEKTVFRARFSSITDTDICAAMARLGEPDHNEALSVDARQELDLRIGCAFTRFQTKYFQGKYGNLDSSLISFGPCQTPTLGFCVERHDKIQSFKPETYWVLQAKVNADKDRSLLLDWDRVRVFDREIAQMFLNMTKLEKEAQVEATSRKEKAKQRPLALNTVEMLRVASSSLGMGPQHAMQTAERLYTQGYISYPRTETTHYPENFDLKGPLRQQANHPYWADTVKRLLAEGINRPRKGHDAGDHPPITPMRSATEAELGGEAWRLYEYITRHFIATVSYDCKYLQSTIAFRIGSEHFTCTGKTVISPGFTEIMPWQSVPLEESLPTCQRGDTFPVSEIKMLEKQTSPPDYLTEAELITLMEKHGIGTDASIPVHINNICQRNYVTVESGRRLKPTNLGIVLVHGYYKIDAELVLPTIRSAVEKQLNLIAQGKADYRQVLGHTLDVFKRKFHYFVDSIAGMDELMEVSFSPLAATGKPLSRCGKCHRFMKYIQAKPSRLHCSHCDETYTLPQNGTIKLYKELRCPLDDFELVLWSSGSRGKSYPLCPYCSNHPPFRDMKKESTGQL; the protein is encoded by the exons ATGGCCACAGCCAGTGTGGGCCAGGACTGGGACTCCCAAAACCTACGTGCCCAGGTCATGCCTGGTCACAGCTTGGCACCAG GAAATATGTCCTCACACAAAGGCCTGAACGGAACGTGCTCGGTGCATGAGTACAGCGGGACCTTCGCTGGCCAGCCCGTCCGCTTCAAGATGACGTCTGTCTGCGGTCACGTGATGACCTTGGACTTCCTAG GAAAGTACAACAAGTGGGACAAGGTGGACCCTGCAGAGCTGTTCAGCCAAGCCCCGACAGAGAAGAAGGAAGCTAACCCCAAGCTGAACATGGTGAAGTTCCTGCAG GTGGAGGGCAAAGGCTGCGACTACATCGTGCTGTGGCTGGACTGCGACAAGGAGGGGGAGAACATCTGCTTTGAG GTCCTAGATGCCGTGCTCCCCGTCATGAATCCAGCCCACGGTGGCGAAAAGACGGTGTTCCGGGCCAGGTTCAGCTCCATCACGGACACGGACATCTGCGCCGCCATGGCCCGCCTGGGGGAACCCGACCACAACGAGGCGCTGTCGGTGGACGCCAGGCAAGAGCTGGACCTGCGTATCGGCTGTGCATTCACCAG GTTTCAAACTAAGTACTTCCAGGGAAAATATGGCAATCTGGACAGCTCCCTCATCTCTTTTGGGCCATGTCAGACCCCTACCCTGGGCTTCTGTGTGGAGAGACATGATAAAATCCAGTCATTCAAACCGGAGACCTACTGGGTGCTGCAGGCCAAG GTTAATGCGGATAAAGACAGATCTCTTCTTTTGGACTGGGACCGAGTGCGAGTATTCGACCGGGAGATCGCCCAGATGTTCTTAAACATGACAAAGTTGGAGAAAGAAGCCCAG GTGGAGGCCACAAGCAGGAAAGAGAAGGCCAAGCAGCGGCCCCTCGCCCTAAACACTGTGGAGATGCTGCGAGTAGCAAGCTCTTCTCTGG GCATGGGGCCTCAGCATGCCATGCAGACCGCCGAGCGGCTCTACACACAAGGCTACATCAGCTACCCGCGGACCGAGACCACCCACTACCCCGAGAACTTCGACCTGAAGGGCCCTCTGCGACAGCAGGCCAACCACCCCTACTGGGCTGACACA GTAAAGCGCTTGTTAGCAGAAGGTATCAACCGGCCACGGAAGGGCCACGACGCTGGTGACCATCCCCCCATTACCCCCATGAGGTCTGCCACTGAGGCCGAATTAG GGGGCGAGGCATGGCGGCTGTACGAGTACATCACCAGACACTTCATCGCCACGGTGAGCTACGACTGCAAGTACCTCCAGAGCACCATTGCCTTCAGAATTGGGTCCGAGCACTTCACCTGCACGGGCAAAACCGTCATCTCTCCAG GCTTCACAGAGATCATGCCCTGGCAGAGCGTGCCTCTGGAGGAGAGCCTGCCCACCTGCCAGAGGGGCGACACCTTTCCTGTGAGCGAGATAAAGATGCTGGAGAAGCAGACGAGCCCGCCCGACTACCTTACTGAGGCTGAACTCATCACACTCATGGAGAAGCATGGCATTG GGACGGACGCCAGCATCCCCGTGCACATCAACAACATCTGTCAACGCAACTATGTCACTGTGGAGAGTGGGCGCCGGCTCAAGCCCACCAACCTGGGCATCGTCCTGGTGCATGGCTACTACAAGATTG ATGCAGAGCTGGTGCTCCCCACCATCCGCAGTGCAGTCGAGAAGCAGCTAAACCTGATTGCCCAGGGCAAGGCTGACTACCGCCAGGTCCTGGGCCACACGCTGGATGTCTTCAAGAGGAAGTTTCACTACTTCGTGGACTCTATCGCTG GCATGGATGAGCTGATGGAGGTGTCTTTTTCGCCCCTGGCGGCCACGGGCAAGCCCCTGTCCCGCTGTGGGAAGTGCCACCGGTTTATGAAGTACATCCAG GCCAAGCCGAGCCGCCTGCACTGCTCACACTGTGACGAGACCTACACGCTTCCCCAGAACGGCACCATCAAGCTCTACAAGGAGCTCCGGTGCCCACTGGATGACTTTGAGCTGGTCCTGTGGTCATCGGGCTCTCGGGGCAAGAGCTATCCACTGTGCCCCTATTGCTCAAACCACCCGCCCTTCCGAGACATGAAGAAAG AGTCGACTGGGCAACTATAG